Proteins encoded within one genomic window of Leptolyngbya sp. FACHB-261:
- the lpxD gene encoding UDP-3-O-(3-hydroxymyristoyl)glucosamine N-acyltransferase: MKLSELAAHLDCPFTGEPDREIIGVAALDQAGPDQLSFVEDIRRLSQVKQTQAGALLVPDNAQVLALVEERSIPCLRTRTPRLLFAQALNLFYKPFQPTAVIHPTAVIDSSVSLGRDVAIGANVVIQPGVVVGDQVCIHPNVTIYPDVRIGDRTLLHANCVIHERTQIGADCVIHSGAVLGAEGFGFVPTPQGTWFKMPQSGSVVVEDEVEIGCNSNVDRPAVGETRIGRGCKLDNLVQVGHGCKIGAHCVIAAQTGLAGASELGDHVVLAAQSGVANQAKVGSRVTAGARAGIMSDVDPGAIVAGYPAIPNTVWLRAVAVYRRLPEIYQTLRQLQRQIDSRQ; this comes from the coding sequence ATGAAGCTGTCTGAATTAGCGGCTCACCTGGATTGTCCTTTTACCGGTGAGCCGGACCGCGAGATTATAGGTGTCGCTGCTTTAGACCAGGCGGGTCCTGACCAACTCAGTTTTGTCGAAGATATCCGCCGCTTGAGCCAGGTGAAGCAGACCCAAGCTGGGGCTCTGTTAGTCCCTGACAACGCGCAAGTCTTAGCTCTAGTTGAAGAACGCTCGATCCCTTGTTTGCGCACGCGCACGCCACGACTTCTGTTTGCGCAAGCTCTCAACCTGTTCTACAAACCTTTTCAACCCACTGCAGTCATTCATCCCACCGCTGTCATTGATAGCAGCGTGAGCTTGGGGCGAGATGTGGCGATTGGGGCTAATGTCGTGATTCAGCCTGGCGTGGTTGTGGGCGATCAGGTCTGTATTCATCCCAACGTCACGATCTATCCTGACGTCAGGATTGGCGACCGCACCCTGCTTCACGCCAACTGTGTAATCCATGAGCGCACCCAGATCGGGGCTGACTGTGTGATTCACAGTGGGGCAGTACTGGGAGCAGAGGGTTTTGGTTTTGTGCCAACGCCACAGGGCACTTGGTTTAAGATGCCGCAATCTGGCTCGGTGGTTGTAGAAGACGAAGTCGAGATCGGCTGCAACAGCAACGTTGATCGCCCAGCAGTTGGCGAAACTCGCATTGGTCGGGGCTGCAAGCTCGACAATTTGGTGCAAGTGGGTCATGGTTGCAAAATCGGCGCCCACTGTGTGATTGCCGCTCAGACTGGCCTAGCTGGTGCTAGTGAGTTAGGGGACCATGTCGTCCTCGCGGCGCAAAGTGGCGTTGCGAACCAAGCCAAAGTGGGCAGTCGAGTTACGGCGGGTGCTCGGGCTGGCATCATGAGCGATGTTGATCCCGGCGCTATTGTTGCCGGCTATCCAGCGATTCCAAATACGGTTTGGCTGAGAGCGGTGGCAGTCTATCGACGACTACCGGAGATTTATCAGACGCTGCGGCAGCTACAGCGCCAGATCGATAGCCGTCAATAG
- the thrB gene encoding homoserine kinase: protein MVAQDSLEKRELLMVEARRICVSVPATTANLGPGFDCLGAALQLYNRFTFELGEAGTGFEVAVSGLEAERVNRDPRQNLACQVMSQLATKLGRSLPDLRLYIDLGVPLARGLGSSATAIIGGLLGANALLGSPLNQSELLNLAIEIEGHPDNVAPALLGGCCLSATDANEQWQICSVPWHASIVPVVAIPDFELSTREARAVLPGTVSRADAIFNTAHLGLLLRALETGNSDWLRAALMDRLHQPYRWPLITGVTAVQTELLKTAAYGLVISGAGPTLLALAPANQAEAVAQVMQAAWQSAGVKAQAKVLALDTQGASLT from the coding sequence GTGGTTGCTCAAGACTCACTGGAGAAGCGTGAACTGCTCATGGTCGAAGCTCGTCGTATTTGTGTCAGCGTCCCTGCGACAACCGCAAACTTGGGACCAGGATTTGATTGTCTGGGTGCTGCCTTGCAACTCTACAATCGCTTCACCTTTGAACTGGGCGAAGCAGGAACAGGCTTTGAAGTGGCAGTTTCAGGTTTGGAGGCAGAACGGGTGAACCGCGATCCGCGTCAAAACTTGGCCTGCCAGGTTATGTCTCAGCTTGCCACCAAACTGGGCCGCTCATTGCCAGACTTGCGCTTGTACATCGACTTAGGTGTGCCCTTGGCGCGAGGCTTAGGCAGTTCTGCAACTGCCATTATTGGCGGTTTGCTGGGTGCTAATGCCCTGCTCGGTTCGCCCTTAAACCAGTCGGAGCTATTGAATTTGGCGATTGAGATCGAGGGGCACCCAGATAATGTTGCTCCTGCTCTCCTGGGGGGCTGCTGTCTCTCGGCCACTGATGCCAATGAACAATGGCAAATTTGCTCTGTGCCCTGGCATGCCTCGATTGTGCCAGTTGTTGCCATTCCAGACTTTGAACTCTCAACCCGGGAAGCCCGTGCCGTCTTACCTGGAACTGTGAGTCGCGCTGATGCCATCTTCAATACTGCTCACCTAGGATTACTCCTGCGAGCGCTGGAGACAGGCAATTCGGATTGGCTGAGAGCTGCCCTAATGGACCGCTTGCATCAGCCTTATCGTTGGCCTCTAATTACAGGCGTAACAGCGGTGCAGACAGAACTCTTGAAGACAGCGGCCTATGGCTTAGTGATTAGTGGTGCTGGCCCGACGCTTCTGGCTTTAGCCCCTGCTAACCAGGCTGAGGCGGTTGCCCAGGTCATGCAAGCTGCCTGGCAAAGCGCAGGCGTCAAGGCGCAAGCCAAGGTACTAGCCCTAGATACCCAGGGTGCGAGCCTGACTTAA
- a CDS encoding pitrilysin family protein codes for MKRYDSHDSSNVLEAAHLLSVSTAAFPAEVSKLDNGLTLIYQAIPTTPVATVDVWVRAGARVEPVGWSGMAHFLEHMIFKGTERLQPGEFDRVIEEQGGITNAATSHDYAHYYITTAACYLPETLPYLAELLLHAAVPDAEFDRERLVVLEEIRRANDSPDWWAYQKLVSNLYEYHPYGRPVLGTEESLGNLTPEHMRAFHRRYYRPENMTVVVVGGIDREVALELVNRSFGNFPSALPGQACPDPEALALGTPFATQRTCETLPHLEQARLLLAWQGPDIEQAVDSYGLDLISVILAEGRSSRLVAELREDHSLVQGISASFSLSQESGLFMISAWLEAEHLEEAEQRVRKQLDTLIQEPVSLEELRRAQRLLCSDYAFATEAPGQIASLYGFYGTLSRPELSVLYPELIRCFEPEDLQGLAQRYLSPERVVTTIVQPEFSQP; via the coding sequence ATGAAACGGTACGATAGTCACGACAGTTCCAATGTTCTAGAAGCTGCCCATTTGCTATCTGTCTCCACCGCAGCCTTCCCTGCTGAAGTTTCCAAGCTCGATAATGGCCTGACGCTGATTTATCAGGCGATCCCCACAACTCCAGTTGCAACTGTTGATGTCTGGGTTCGAGCGGGAGCCAGGGTTGAGCCGGTCGGTTGGTCGGGCATGGCTCACTTTCTAGAGCACATGATCTTTAAGGGCACTGAACGCCTGCAACCCGGTGAGTTTGACCGGGTGATTGAGGAGCAGGGCGGTATTACCAACGCCGCCACCAGTCACGATTACGCTCACTATTACATCACCACTGCTGCCTGTTACCTGCCGGAAACCCTGCCCTATTTGGCAGAGCTACTACTGCATGCAGCGGTTCCGGATGCAGAATTTGACCGGGAGCGGCTGGTGGTCTTGGAAGAAATCCGCCGCGCCAATGATAGCCCTGACTGGTGGGCTTATCAAAAACTGGTCAGCAACCTCTACGAATACCATCCCTACGGGCGCCCAGTCTTGGGGACTGAGGAGAGCCTGGGGAACCTGACGCCTGAGCATATGCGGGCCTTCCATCGCCGCTACTACCGGCCCGAGAATATGACGGTGGTCGTGGTGGGTGGTATCGACCGTGAGGTGGCTCTAGAACTGGTCAACCGCTCTTTTGGCAATTTTCCCAGTGCTTTGCCCGGTCAGGCTTGCCCTGATCCAGAGGCTCTTGCCTTAGGCACGCCCTTCGCAACTCAACGCACTTGCGAGACGCTGCCCCATCTAGAACAAGCTCGGTTGCTGCTGGCTTGGCAGGGACCTGATATCGAACAGGCGGTCGACAGCTATGGCTTAGATCTCATTTCCGTAATTCTGGCCGAGGGGCGCTCTTCGCGCCTGGTTGCTGAGCTGCGCGAAGATCACTCGCTCGTGCAAGGCATCAGCGCCAGTTTCTCGCTTTCTCAAGAGTCGGGGCTGTTCATGATCAGCGCCTGGTTGGAGGCCGAGCATTTAGAAGAAGCTGAACAGCGAGTTCGAAAACAGCTCGATACTCTAATCCAGGAACCCGTCTCTTTAGAGGAATTACGCCGAGCGCAACGGCTTCTGTGCAGTGACTATGCGTTTGCAACTGAGGCCCCTGGCCAAATTGCTAGCCTATATGGCTTCTACGGCACCCTCAGCCGACCAGAACTCTCTGTCCTTTACCCAGAGTTGATCCGCTGCTTTGAACCAGAAGATCTGCAAGGCTTAGCTCAACGCTACCTTTCGCCTGAGCGAGTGGTCACGACCATTGTTCAACCTGAATTTAGCCAGCCATAA
- a CDS encoding pitrilysin family protein: MNERTVHRTVLNNGIVVLVVENPTADIVAARIFNRAGQWVEPWAKAGLTHLASAVLTKGTAQRSSREIAEAVESVGAALSAEANPDYFLLSLKTVSSDFAAIFSLAAELLRYPAFPVEEVELERKLTLQAIRSQREQPFAVAFDQLRQALYAKHPYALSGLGNTEGVQALTHEDLKQYHATWFRPDQTVISIVGRITPEVALAQVEAVFGDWQVPAEPVPTLQLSQPKPQNRWQVTPQDTQQSIVMLGYLAPPVRSPDFCAFKLASTYLGNGLSSRLFVELREKRGLAYEVSAFYPTRLEPSQFGTYMGTAPSNTEIALDGLRSEVERLAEQPLSPEELQAARSKLLGQYALGKQTNAQIAQVLGWYEVLGLGLSYDELFPQMIEAVTAADIQAAVQRYCQSPVVSLVGPAAAVEFNQATA; encoded by the coding sequence GTGAACGAGCGTACAGTCCATCGTACCGTCCTAAATAATGGCATCGTGGTGCTGGTGGTCGAAAACCCAACGGCGGACATTGTCGCTGCCCGCATTTTTAATCGAGCCGGGCAGTGGGTGGAACCCTGGGCAAAGGCCGGTCTAACCCATCTGGCCTCAGCTGTCTTGACCAAAGGAACCGCTCAGCGTTCTTCCCGCGAAATTGCTGAAGCCGTGGAGTCCGTGGGTGCAGCCCTCAGCGCCGAAGCTAACCCAGACTATTTCTTGTTGAGCTTAAAAACGGTCAGTAGTGATTTTGCTGCCATTTTTAGCTTGGCAGCTGAGCTACTGCGCTATCCAGCCTTTCCTGTTGAAGAAGTAGAACTAGAGCGCAAGCTCACGCTGCAGGCAATTCGCTCTCAGCGAGAGCAGCCATTTGCAGTGGCCTTCGATCAACTGCGTCAGGCTTTGTATGCCAAGCATCCCTATGCGCTCTCAGGTTTAGGCAACACCGAGGGTGTTCAAGCCCTCACACATGAGGATTTGAAGCAGTATCACGCTACTTGGTTTCGCCCTGACCAGACCGTTATCAGCATTGTTGGCCGCATTACGCCTGAGGTTGCACTGGCACAAGTCGAGGCTGTGTTTGGCGATTGGCAAGTGCCTGCCGAGCCTGTCCCTACTCTGCAACTCAGCCAGCCCAAGCCGCAGAACCGTTGGCAAGTCACGCCCCAGGATACGCAACAGTCCATCGTCATGCTGGGCTATCTGGCCCCACCCGTACGATCGCCCGATTTTTGTGCGTTTAAGTTGGCCAGCACCTATTTAGGCAATGGCTTGTCCAGCCGCCTATTTGTGGAGCTGCGTGAGAAGCGAGGCCTAGCCTATGAGGTTTCAGCATTCTATCCAACCCGGTTAGAGCCTTCTCAGTTTGGTACCTATATGGGTACTGCGCCGAGCAACACAGAAATAGCCCTGGATGGGCTACGCAGTGAGGTTGAGCGGCTGGCCGAACAGCCCCTGAGCCCAGAAGAACTGCAAGCGGCTCGCAGCAAATTGTTGGGGCAATATGCGTTGGGCAAGCAAACCAATGCTCAGATTGCGCAAGTGCTGGGCTGGTATGAGGTACTGGGACTGGGTCTCAGCTACGATGAGCTGTTTCCGCAGATGATCGAAGCGGTAACCGCAGCGGACATTCAGGCAGCTGTGCAGCGCTATTGCCAGTCTCCCGTCGTTTCGTTAGTCGGTCCCGCCGCCGCAGTTGAATTCAATCAGGCCACAGCCTGA
- a CDS encoding U32 family peptidase — MAQAGRIPELLAPAGGYPQLRAAVAAGADAVYFGLSEFNARARAVNFAPEELLEVMAELHRAAMQGFVTLNTLIFDRELPRMAPLIARIAEAGVDAVIVQDLGVVQLIREIAPDLPIHASTQMTITSAESALFAQDLGVSRVVLARELSLKEIEQIAQVLQARGGPELEVFVHGALCVSYSGQCFSSEGWGGRSANRGECAQACRLPYELLCDGEVRELGPSQYLLSPQDLMALLHIPELVRSGVNCFKIEGRLKGPEYVALTAQAYRKAIDQAWAGLPVELSVEAERDINQVFSRGLTPGFLEGARHQRLVQGRAPRHRGVKVGEVIKTTERGVVVQLSIPVKPGDGLVFDQAQPQDREEGGRVYACYELNRDLVELRFGKGEVNLRRVQPGDWVWRTDDPQLQKRLRQLAESEQTAQRIPLTVKVQGQEGEPLQLHVQEPNRPTVSVVGRVPLQAARQHGLASERLMLELGKLGGTPYWLQAVEVELVGELFYPLSELAYLRREAIAKLLDHHQVQGYALSPREALNRLRQVVLTTPVIEPVLPEPTAPEPIVPELKGPELTVLCRTPQQVEAAIELGVPTIYIDYLDFYGLKPSVQAVQAAGLKAVIAAPRILKPNEERLWRFLLGLEPEGLLVRSLGLLQTLTEPSFALSDQVAHMALIGDFSLNAVNGITAKTLLAKGLQALTVSHDLSAKQILDLARYAPAQQLEVIVHHHLPVFHTEHCVFARFLSTGDDFTTCGRPCERHQVELRDRTGLAHPVVADMGCRNTVFHAQAQSGAEHLAAFQHAGIRRFRIELVHETPEQLCNLYPRYREALEGQVSGRELWQSLRQSVPQGITRGSLA; from the coding sequence ATGGCACAAGCAGGCAGAATCCCAGAACTGCTGGCTCCCGCTGGCGGTTATCCTCAGTTGCGCGCCGCTGTAGCAGCAGGCGCAGATGCGGTTTACTTTGGCTTGAGTGAGTTCAATGCCCGGGCTCGGGCCGTGAATTTTGCGCCTGAAGAACTGCTAGAGGTGATGGCCGAGTTGCATCGAGCGGCGATGCAAGGCTTTGTCACTCTGAATACGCTAATCTTTGATCGAGAATTGCCTCGGATGGCCCCTCTGATCGCCAGGATCGCTGAGGCTGGCGTTGATGCTGTGATTGTGCAAGATCTGGGCGTAGTCCAGCTGATCCGTGAGATCGCGCCTGACCTGCCGATTCATGCCTCGACACAAATGACGATCACCTCAGCTGAATCTGCCCTATTCGCTCAAGATCTGGGCGTCTCACGGGTGGTGCTAGCACGCGAGCTGTCTCTCAAAGAGATTGAGCAGATTGCACAAGTTCTGCAAGCGCGGGGCGGCCCAGAGCTAGAAGTATTCGTGCATGGGGCCCTGTGTGTATCCTATTCTGGCCAGTGTTTCTCTTCGGAGGGCTGGGGTGGGCGTTCGGCTAATCGGGGCGAGTGCGCTCAAGCCTGCCGCTTACCCTATGAACTCTTGTGCGATGGCGAAGTCCGGGAACTTGGCCCCTCGCAATACTTGCTCAGCCCTCAGGACTTGATGGCTCTGCTGCACATTCCAGAGCTTGTGCGCTCGGGCGTCAACTGCTTCAAGATCGAGGGCCGCCTGAAAGGGCCAGAGTACGTCGCCCTCACTGCACAGGCTTACCGCAAAGCAATCGACCAAGCTTGGGCTGGTTTACCGGTCGAGCTATCTGTCGAGGCAGAGCGGGATATCAACCAGGTGTTTTCGCGCGGCCTAACCCCTGGCTTTCTAGAAGGTGCCCGCCACCAGCGGCTGGTGCAGGGGCGAGCGCCCCGGCATCGGGGTGTCAAAGTAGGCGAGGTGATTAAAACCACGGAGCGCGGTGTTGTCGTGCAGCTGTCAATCCCGGTGAAACCTGGTGATGGCCTGGTTTTTGACCAAGCTCAACCTCAGGACCGAGAAGAAGGTGGGCGAGTCTATGCCTGCTACGAACTTAACCGGGACTTGGTCGAGCTACGTTTCGGCAAGGGTGAGGTCAATCTGCGGCGGGTTCAGCCGGGCGATTGGGTATGGCGCACTGATGACCCACAGCTACAAAAACGCCTACGGCAGCTAGCCGAGTCAGAACAAACGGCTCAGCGCATTCCATTGACCGTGAAAGTCCAGGGTCAAGAAGGCGAACCATTACAGCTCCACGTCCAGGAACCAAACCGGCCGACTGTGAGTGTGGTCGGGCGTGTGCCGTTGCAAGCAGCACGGCAGCATGGCTTAGCATCAGAACGCCTCATGCTTGAGCTAGGCAAATTAGGCGGAACCCCTTACTGGCTACAAGCGGTAGAGGTCGAGCTAGTTGGGGAGTTGTTTTATCCCTTGAGCGAATTGGCCTATCTGCGGCGAGAGGCAATTGCCAAACTGCTGGACCACCATCAGGTCCAGGGTTACGCCCTTTCGCCTAGGGAAGCTCTTAACCGTTTACGACAGGTCGTACTTACTACACCTGTTATCGAGCCTGTTTTGCCTGAGCCAACGGCACCTGAGCCGATAGTGCCAGAGCTAAAGGGGCCTGAGCTAACGGTGCTTTGCCGGACACCGCAACAAGTTGAGGCTGCCATTGAGCTAGGTGTACCAACCATCTACATTGACTATTTAGACTTCTATGGGCTTAAGCCCTCAGTGCAAGCTGTTCAAGCAGCCGGACTCAAAGCCGTTATTGCGGCGCCACGCATTCTTAAACCCAATGAAGAGCGGCTCTGGCGATTTCTATTAGGCTTGGAGCCAGAGGGTCTACTGGTCCGTAGCCTGGGGCTTTTGCAAACCTTGACAGAGCCGAGCTTTGCCCTGTCAGACCAAGTTGCCCACATGGCCTTAATCGGGGATTTCTCCTTGAATGCGGTCAACGGTATCACCGCCAAAACGCTGCTCGCCAAAGGCTTGCAAGCTCTAACCGTGAGTCACGACCTCAGCGCCAAGCAAATCCTGGATTTAGCTCGCTATGCTCCAGCCCAGCAGCTAGAGGTGATCGTGCATCATCATCTGCCGGTGTTTCATACCGAGCATTGTGTGTTTGCGCGTTTCCTCTCGACTGGCGATGACTTCACTACCTGTGGGCGTCCCTGTGAGCGGCACCAAGTCGAGTTGCGAGACCGCACAGGCTTAGCTCATCCTGTGGTTGCCGATATGGGCTGTCGCAATACAGTCTTTCATGCACAAGCCCAATCAGGGGCAGAACATCTAGCTGCCTTTCAGCACGCCGGCATCCGTCGCTTCCGGATTGAGTTAGTTCATGAGACACCTGAGCAGCTATGCAACCTGTACCCACGTTACCGTGAGGCTCTAGAAGGTCAAGTCTCTGGACGCGAACTCTGGCAGTCCCTACGTCAATCTGTCCCTCAGGGGATTACGCGTGGTTCTCTCGCCTGA
- a CDS encoding RNA polymerase sigma factor → MQLPYFPECSHDLIRPLFRYSDQDLVTLCQRHPEAGRYFAALFCRYGQVVYTLISSAVRSPVQADYLFAKTWRHIQSELMGLDLRAMKGLTLQSWLINLTAVMINRVELPPVEAIHYSLTDASPPLWCYLQQAMDQLPGDLRLILLLAETFRWSEARITAYLQAEGEAVSPTEVRQRLSLAHEQLMVALPEDIQTLYLARRQTAVEPVVEMAHPGLE, encoded by the coding sequence TTGCAGCTCCCTTATTTTCCAGAGTGTAGTCACGATCTCATCCGCCCTCTGTTTCGCTATAGCGATCAGGACTTAGTGACGCTATGCCAGCGACATCCTGAAGCAGGGCGTTATTTTGCTGCGCTCTTCTGCCGCTATGGTCAGGTGGTTTACACCTTGATTAGCAGTGCTGTACGTTCGCCTGTTCAGGCAGATTATCTTTTTGCCAAAACCTGGCGGCATATCCAGAGCGAGCTCATGGGCCTAGACCTGCGGGCGATGAAGGGTTTGACGTTGCAAAGCTGGTTGATTAACCTGACAGCAGTGATGATCAACCGGGTGGAGTTACCGCCAGTTGAAGCCATTCACTATTCACTCACTGACGCCTCGCCACCTTTATGGTGTTACCTGCAGCAGGCGATGGACCAACTGCCGGGTGATCTGCGCCTGATCTTGCTGTTAGCGGAAACGTTTCGCTGGAGCGAGGCTCGGATTACTGCTTACCTGCAAGCAGAAGGGGAAGCAGTTTCACCCACTGAGGTGCGTCAGCGCCTGAGCCTGGCCCACGAGCAATTGATGGTGGCACTACCCGAAGATATCCAGACCCTCTATTTGGCCCGACGGCAGACTGCTGTAGAGCCAGTAGTGGAAATGGCCCATCCTGGACTGGAATAG
- a CDS encoding SPOR domain-containing protein encodes MSSVNSASTLDNGGLEQSEAASEAFPLRPVLASLDVELESELDRYRQWREGQPGSIAPVAQGLTQPAPLAESPVHRQPPIPPLPAGITAVPALSAHEPELQGALPDSGALSSSLGASQAFSGLEGATAIPALDAHESMAYPAGELTETAEDLRSSDELLRSLTEEETEEQDSFAPVATPGFFRGLLTPVGVASLLLLMCSSAVIGFLLVDRGNLSRLGWQQSTNAMPETSSSPLASEPAPNAQSSPRVDVDTLNQLRTSTPAAPNPSVGALTPMPSAPIPGAPGTASQPVWGSTPLATANSAGSIGATTSLPNQAPPNQAVAIPRQPGPSGAPAPRPLSSNLTQRRPPVQALSAPSRPAPLISAASTPQRPPILQASPTPIQAPASRPQLPSPVAPVASAAVLPPVNPFEEPNPGRVAPPAPKLDTATASSALAPTASSTTSSTASAAARRPTASASASGGSGIHYVVMNLSSERSLNQARRVVGDAYVRQLNGQSYIQLGAFSDPENARKRANALQSAGLPAAIVEP; translated from the coding sequence ATGAGCTCCGTAAACTCGGCGTCAACACTCGATAATGGCGGCTTAGAGCAGAGTGAGGCAGCAAGTGAAGCATTTCCCCTGCGCCCTGTTCTGGCCAGCTTAGATGTGGAACTGGAGAGTGAGTTAGACCGCTATCGCCAGTGGCGGGAGGGTCAGCCTGGCTCCATCGCGCCAGTCGCCCAGGGCTTAACCCAGCCCGCGCCGCTCGCCGAGTCACCAGTCCATCGCCAGCCTCCCATCCCGCCGCTCCCTGCGGGTATTACTGCGGTACCAGCATTGTCAGCACACGAGCCTGAGTTGCAAGGGGCACTGCCCGACTCGGGTGCGCTCTCAAGTTCACTAGGAGCGTCTCAAGCATTTTCAGGGCTAGAAGGGGCCACAGCCATCCCAGCTCTAGACGCCCACGAGTCGATGGCTTATCCAGCCGGTGAATTGACTGAGACGGCTGAGGATCTGCGCTCCTCCGATGAACTACTGCGCAGCCTGACTGAAGAAGAAACCGAAGAGCAGGACTCTTTCGCGCCTGTAGCAACACCAGGTTTCTTTCGGGGCTTGCTGACTCCAGTTGGCGTCGCCTCTCTACTATTGCTGATGTGCTCCAGTGCGGTCATTGGTTTTCTGCTAGTCGATCGCGGCAATTTGAGCCGTCTGGGCTGGCAGCAGTCGACCAATGCAATGCCCGAGACAAGTTCCAGTCCACTGGCCTCTGAGCCAGCTCCCAATGCCCAAAGTTCGCCCAGAGTTGATGTAGATACGCTCAATCAGCTACGGACCAGCACCCCAGCAGCACCCAATCCTTCAGTAGGCGCTCTGACACCGATGCCATCCGCACCTATCCCTGGTGCTCCTGGTACAGCCTCTCAACCGGTTTGGGGTTCAACTCCCTTGGCCACTGCGAACAGCGCAGGCTCGATCGGTGCTACAACTTCTTTGCCTAATCAGGCCCCACCTAATCAGGCTGTTGCTATTCCCCGTCAACCAGGCCCCTCCGGTGCACCAGCACCGCGTCCCTTGAGTAGTAACCTGACTCAACGGCGTCCCCCTGTCCAAGCTCTCAGCGCACCTTCGCGTCCTGCTCCCCTCATTTCGGCTGCTAGCACGCCGCAGCGGCCACCGATTTTGCAAGCTAGCCCCACACCTATTCAGGCTCCAGCATCGCGCCCACAGTTGCCTAGTCCTGTTGCTCCAGTTGCATCGGCAGCCGTTTTGCCTCCAGTCAATCCTTTTGAGGAGCCCAATCCTGGTAGAGTTGCGCCCCCCGCCCCCAAGTTGGATACTGCTACGGCTAGCTCAGCTCTAGCACCCACAGCCAGTTCAACCACCAGTTCAACAGCCAGTGCCGCTGCTCGTCGCCCGACTGCCAGTGCTAGTGCCAGTGGGGGCTCGGGGATTCACTATGTAGTGATGAACCTCAGCAGCGAGCGCTCGCTGAACCAGGCGCGACGGGTTGTAGGCGATGCTTACGTACGCCAGCTCAACGGCCAGTCGTATATTCAGCTTGGTGCCTTCTCAGACCCAGAGAATGCGCGCAAGCGGGCCAACGCCCTGCAATCTGCTGGTTTACCGGCAGCCATCGTAGAGCCTTAG
- a CDS encoding phage holin family protein: MQPIYWISSSLLSALTLGGMSWILPGIRISRGMDLLLAMVVAGIANGLASVLLSAMEPRPSLWLCAALWLLGNTLLCWLTFGWLKGLSASRVGSALLNPLALTGMNVLLGGALGLY, translated from the coding sequence GTGCAGCCAATCTACTGGATTAGCAGTAGCCTCCTCTCGGCGCTGACGTTGGGTGGGATGTCCTGGATCCTGCCAGGAATCCGGATTAGTCGGGGCATGGATCTGCTGCTCGCGATGGTGGTAGCTGGAATCGCCAATGGTTTGGCTAGTGTGCTCCTAAGTGCGATGGAGCCGCGTCCATCACTGTGGCTTTGTGCAGCACTCTGGCTATTAGGCAATACCTTGCTGTGCTGGTTAACCTTCGGCTGGCTAAAAGGCTTATCAGCTTCGAGGGTTGGTTCCGCATTGCTCAACCCTTTAGCCTTAACGGGCATGAACGTTTTGCTAGGGGGTGCCCTAGGGCTCTACTAG
- a CDS encoding PspA/IM30 family protein, with amino-acid sequence MGLFDRISRVVRSNLNSLVSAAEDPEKILEQTITDMQEDLIQLRQAVAQAIASQKRLERQQNQAQVSAEEWQRRAQLALTKGDENLAREALSRRKPYVETASSLKVQLDSQSQMVAKLKQNMQALESKLSEAKSKKDMYIARARSAQASQQINEILGRVNTSNSLTAFERMEEKVLQMEAQSDAVAEISGDSLDKQFAALEAGGDVDLELAAMKAQLAGSNANPGALPEARAAEPRVSGGVDAELEQLRAQLDKS; translated from the coding sequence ATGGGACTGTTTGACCGCATTAGCCGCGTGGTCCGCTCGAATTTGAATTCGCTAGTCAGCGCGGCGGAGGATCCTGAGAAAATCCTAGAGCAGACCATTACGGACATGCAGGAGGACCTGATTCAGCTGCGTCAAGCGGTGGCACAGGCAATCGCATCTCAAAAGCGGCTGGAGCGGCAACAAAATCAGGCACAAGTTAGTGCTGAAGAATGGCAGCGCCGCGCCCAGTTGGCTCTGACCAAGGGAGACGAAAACCTGGCCCGCGAAGCTCTGAGCCGTCGCAAGCCCTATGTTGAGACCGCAAGTAGTCTCAAGGTGCAGCTGGATAGCCAGAGTCAAATGGTTGCCAAGCTCAAGCAAAACATGCAGGCGCTAGAGAGCAAACTGTCTGAGGCTAAGTCCAAAAAAGACATGTATATCGCTCGTGCCCGTTCTGCCCAAGCCTCTCAGCAAATCAATGAGATTCTAGGTCGAGTTAATACCAGCAACTCTTTAACCGCCTTTGAGCGGATGGAAGAGAAAGTGCTTCAGATGGAAGCTCAGTCTGATGCAGTTGCCGAGATCTCAGGTGATTCATTAGATAAGCAGTTTGCCGCCTTAGAAGCAGGTGGCGATGTTGATTTGGAGTTGGCAGCAATGAAAGCTCAGCTTGCAGGATCCAATGCAAACCCGGGAGCCCTACCAGAAGCTCGGGCTGCAGAACCCCGGGTTTCTGGCGGCGTGGACGCTGAGCTAGAGCAGCTTCGCGCTCAGCTTGATAAGTCTTAA